A part of Saccharomyces cerevisiae S288C chromosome XIV, complete sequence genomic DNA contains:
- the BOR1 gene encoding Bor1p (Boron efflux transporter of the plasma membrane; binds HCO3-, I-, Br-, NO3- and Cl-; has similarity to the characterized boron efflux transporter A. thaliana BOR1; human ortholog SLC4A5 is key biomarker and therapeutic target for Niemann-Pick type C (NPC) disease) gives MSNESTRVTVSRGCTASDECAQALERTNDELDRESSVSESRSDEESHEKLSRRRFPTLGIGIWLDLKDRIPYYKSDWVDAFNYRVIPSIVDTYFNNLLPAIAFAQDMFDRTDNSYGVNEVLLSSAMAGIVFGVLGGQPLCIVGVTGPISIFNYTVYEIIKPLNTSYFGFMFWICMWSMIFHLVLAFTNAVCLLQYVTTFPCDIFGLFINVVYIQKGIQILTRQFSAKSGEKSVQDGFASVVVALVMTAFGLFFKLFHYYPLFSHRIRTFISDYSTALSVLFWSSFTHFGGYLHDVKFKKLPITKAFFPTSKVNRPQNTWLAYEPIPVKDVFIALPFGIFLTILFYFDHNVSSLMAQRHQYKLKKPSSFHYDFALLGLTTCISGVLGIPAPNGLIPQAPLHTETLLVRDSNQKVISCVEQRFTNTFQGLMILGTMTRPLLVCLGEIPQAVLSGLFFIMGINGLMTNSIIQRLVFLFSDPNRRDNTSPLMKVSKKSMLIFLSFSLTGFAGEFAITNTIAAIGFPLVLLLSVLVSFSFAYIFPTEELKILDTNVAQKFTIKNLLLENIRDAKFCDKHED, from the coding sequence ATGTCGAATGAGAGCACACGAGTTACCGTTAGTCGCGGTTGTACAGCCTCCGACGAGTGTGCGCAAGCATTGGAACGGACAAACGATGAGCTAGACAGAGAATCATCGGTATCAGAAAGTAGAAGTGATGAAGAGAGCCACGAGAAGTTATCCCGACGTCGATTCCCGACGCTAGGTATAGGCATATGGCTCGATTTGAAGGACAGAATACCGTATTACAAGTCAGATTGGGTAGATGCGTTTAATTACAGAGTTATTCCCTCTATTGTTGACACCTACTTTAATAACCTGCTACCTGCAATAGCCTTTGCGCAAGATATGTTTGATAGGACTGATAATTCCTATGGTGTGAACGAAGTACTTCTATCCAGTGCAATGGCTGGAATTGTTTTTGGAGTTCTTGGTGGACAGCCCTTATGTATAGTGGGTGTTACTGGCCCCATCTCTATTTTTAATTATACGGTCTACGAAATTATAAAGCCTTTGAATACCAGCTATTTTGGCTTCATGTTTTGGATTTGTATGTGGTCtatgatttttcatttagtTTTAGCATTTACGAACGCCGTTTGCCTCTTGCAATACGTGACTACGTTCCCATGTGACATATTTGGATTATTTATTAATGTGGTCTACattcaaaaaggaatacAAATTTTAACAAGACAGTTCAGTGCTAAATCAGGGGAGAAATCAGTACAAGACGGATTTGCTAGTGTCGTGGTGGCGCTGGTTATGACTGCGTTTggtcttttctttaaattatttcattattaCCCCCTCTTTTCTCATAGGATCAGAACATTCATATCTGATTATTCAACTGCGCTTTCAGTGCTATTCTGGTCATCATTTACACATTTTGGTGGCTACTTGCATGATGtcaaatttaaaaaattgcCTATTACgaaagctttttttcctaCTTCCAAAGTCAATAGGCCTCAAAATACTTGGCTGGCATATGAACCGATTCCTGTTAAAGACGTCTTTATTGCCCTACCATTTGGTATATTTTTAACAATCTTGTTTTACTTTGATCATAACGTATCGTCGCTAATGGCACAAAGGCATCAGTATAAGCTGAAAAAACCATCCTCTTTTCATTACGATTTCGCACTATTGGGACTTACCACTTGCATCAGCGGGGTTCTAGGAATCCCGGCGCCCAATGGTTTGATTCCTCAAGCACCATTGCACACAGAGACACTGCTAGTTAGGGATTCAAACCAAAAGGTTATCAGTTGCGTAGAGCAAAGATTTACAAATACGTTTCAGGGCCTGATGATTCTAGGGACAATGACAAGACCGTTATTGGTATGCTTAGGAGAAATCCCTCAGGCAGTACTTTCCGGattgtttttcattatGGGCATCAATGGCCTAATGACAAATAGTATTATACAACGGTTGGTTTTCCTGTTTTCAGACCCTAACAGAAGAGATAATACTTCACCTTTAATGAAAGTATCCAAGAAGTCAATGCTGatatttctttcctttAGCCTGACGGGGTTTGCTGGTGAATTTGCTATCACAAATACTATAGCGGCCATCGGCTTTCCCTTAGTATTGCTTTTAAGTGTGTTAGTTTCTTTCTCGTTTGCTTATATTTTCCCGACTGAAGAATTAAAGATTCTCGATACTAATGTGGCACAAAAATTTACCattaaaaatttgttattggaaaatattCGTGATGCAAAGTTCTGTGATAAGCATGAAGACTAA